From Sphingopyxis sp. USTB-05, the proteins below share one genomic window:
- a CDS encoding phosphodiesterase has product MLIAQITDIHIGFDPDNPAEYNRKRLDEVLDILIEGPNRPDLLLATGDITDRGDEDSYRRLATAFSRCPFPVWPSVGNHDLRDNFHARFPGFDDGNGFVQYTIELPELRLVTVDTLEEGRHGGAFCAQRAAWLEAELAKDPAKPTYIVMHHPPVESGIEWMNTDPDEPWVAVFTDVVRRHPQVRGLICGHLHRSVTVAWEGRTVAICSSTAPQVSLDLRPIDENRPDDRPMIVAEDPAYALHRWNGRELVSFYDHAGAHTMLAKYDERLQPLVRELKAERPR; this is encoded by the coding sequence ATGCTGATCGCGCAGATCACAGATATCCATATCGGGTTCGATCCGGACAATCCGGCCGAATATAACCGCAAGCGCCTCGACGAGGTGCTCGACATACTCATCGAGGGGCCGAACCGGCCCGACCTTTTGCTTGCGACGGGCGACATCACCGATCGCGGCGACGAGGACAGCTATCGCCGGCTGGCTACCGCTTTTTCGCGCTGCCCCTTTCCCGTCTGGCCGAGCGTCGGCAATCATGACCTGCGCGACAATTTCCACGCGCGCTTTCCGGGGTTCGACGACGGCAACGGGTTCGTCCAATACACGATCGAGCTGCCCGAGCTCAGGCTGGTGACGGTCGACACGCTGGAAGAGGGACGCCACGGCGGCGCCTTTTGCGCGCAGCGCGCGGCGTGGCTGGAGGCTGAACTGGCGAAGGACCCGGCCAAGCCGACCTATATCGTCATGCATCATCCGCCCGTGGAAAGCGGGATCGAGTGGATGAACACCGATCCCGACGAACCCTGGGTCGCGGTCTTTACCGACGTCGTGCGCCGCCACCCGCAGGTGCGCGGGCTGATCTGCGGCCACCTGCACCGCAGCGTCACCGTCGCATGGGAAGGCCGCACCGTCGCGATCTGTTCGTCGACGGCGCCGCAGGTGTCGCTCGACCTCAGGCCCATTGACGAGAACAGGCCCGACGACCGACCGATGATCGTCGCGGAAGATCCCGCCTATGCGCTCCACCGCTGGAACGGACGCGAACTGGTCAGCTTTTACGACCATGCCGGCGCACACACGATGCTCGCCAAATATGACGAGCGGCTCCAGCCGCTGGTGCGCGAGTTGAAGGCCGAGCGACCGCGTTAA
- a CDS encoding NAD(P)-binding domain-containing protein: MSEPVKVAIIGSGPAGLSAASRAGQLGLSHILLEKTDHLSDTIFKYQKGKRVLATPERLDLRSDCRFAEGAREYILGNWDEDAANNKVNIAYHADVTEVTGAKGAFAIKTAKGDVYTAENIVLAIGTQGNPNRMRCEGADLPHIIYQVDDPEDFKDKHITVVGSGDAGIENALGVAEEALENTVTILNRSKDFARAKAKNVSDMMEAGENGLMSIRTETQPKKVEPGWLMLETPDGDVKIECDVIVARLGSVAPRGFVESMGIEFTGPDREAFPKLSPTFESTVPGIFVIGALAGYPLIKHCMNQGYDVVEFINGNSGLTPADEKDLAAIFASLPQKKSVSEWLEYLRTRVSIFADVSPLQMREFMLDSKVAFYRKGDVVFEKGEPGSSLFAIADGFAEVEVGPDFTVPIEQGSIFGEVGLISGRKRGATIRAGADGIFVEVSRTAALKLMASVPGAKRAINRISLERQLLQIFKGGLTVEDLGPVVDTAEVERVPAGKVVLTEGEQGDDVYVIRSGSMVVEKDIGGKPIFLRYLPAGSFFGEMGVLSGQPRNATVKAAVGSEVIKLTGESFRKMLAARPQVRAATEAAVAERAQMNSFIESRKATYSSAVDLYSDTASFIMKEGLGEATDALLIDENLCVGCDNCEKACADSHEGLSRLDREAGKTFAHLHVPTSCRHCEHPHCMADCPPNVIHRGPDGEVFMETGCIGCGNCMRNCPYGVIRMEAAPPEKPSLLRWLLTGFGPGPGEPSPKWTKKKLGDEKPKKIAVKCDMCKGISGGPACVRACPTGAAIRVSPEEFLSIARLDEDTE, encoded by the coding sequence ATGAGCGAGCCGGTCAAGGTTGCGATCATCGGCTCGGGTCCGGCGGGGCTTAGCGCGGCGTCGCGTGCGGGGCAGCTCGGGCTCAGCCATATATTGCTCGAAAAGACCGACCATCTGTCGGACACGATCTTCAAATATCAAAAGGGCAAGCGCGTGCTTGCGACGCCCGAGCGGCTCGACCTGCGATCCGACTGCCGTTTCGCCGAGGGCGCGCGCGAATATATCCTCGGCAATTGGGACGAGGATGCCGCGAACAACAAGGTCAATATAGCCTATCATGCCGATGTCACCGAAGTGACCGGCGCGAAGGGCGCCTTCGCGATCAAGACCGCGAAGGGTGACGTCTATACGGCAGAGAATATCGTGCTGGCGATCGGGACGCAGGGCAATCCGAACCGAATGCGCTGCGAGGGCGCGGACCTGCCGCACATCATCTATCAGGTCGACGATCCGGAAGATTTCAAGGACAAGCATATCACCGTCGTCGGGTCGGGCGACGCGGGGATCGAAAACGCGCTCGGCGTCGCCGAGGAGGCGCTGGAAAATACCGTCACTATCCTCAATCGCTCAAAGGATTTCGCGCGCGCCAAGGCCAAGAATGTCTCGGACATGATGGAGGCGGGCGAGAATGGCCTGATGAGCATCCGGACCGAGACGCAGCCGAAAAAGGTCGAGCCCGGCTGGCTGATGCTGGAAACCCCGGACGGCGACGTCAAGATCGAGTGCGACGTCATCGTCGCGCGCCTGGGATCGGTCGCACCGCGCGGCTTTGTCGAATCGATGGGGATCGAGTTCACCGGCCCCGACCGCGAGGCCTTTCCAAAGCTGTCGCCGACCTTTGAATCGACGGTGCCCGGCATCTTCGTGATCGGCGCGCTCGCGGGCTATCCGCTGATCAAACACTGCATGAACCAGGGCTATGACGTCGTCGAGTTCATCAACGGCAATAGCGGACTGACCCCGGCGGACGAGAAGGATCTGGCGGCGATCTTCGCCAGCCTGCCGCAAAAGAAGTCGGTGAGCGAATGGCTCGAATATCTGCGCACCCGCGTCAGCATCTTCGCCGACGTGTCGCCGCTCCAGATGCGCGAATTCATGCTCGATTCGAAGGTCGCATTCTATCGCAAGGGCGATGTGGTGTTCGAAAAGGGCGAGCCCGGGTCATCGTTGTTCGCGATCGCCGATGGCTTCGCCGAGGTCGAGGTTGGCCCCGATTTTACCGTGCCGATCGAACAGGGGTCGATCTTTGGCGAGGTTGGGCTGATTTCGGGTCGCAAGCGCGGCGCAACGATCCGTGCCGGCGCCGACGGAATTTTCGTCGAGGTGTCGCGTACCGCCGCGCTGAAGCTGATGGCCTCGGTTCCCGGCGCGAAGCGTGCGATCAACCGCATCTCGCTCGAACGCCAGCTCCTCCAGATCTTCAAGGGCGGGCTGACGGTGGAGGATCTGGGCCCCGTCGTCGACACCGCCGAGGTCGAGCGCGTGCCCGCCGGCAAGGTCGTGCTGACCGAGGGCGAGCAGGGCGACGACGTCTATGTCATCCGTTCGGGATCGATGGTCGTCGAGAAGGATATCGGCGGCAAACCGATCTTTCTCCGCTATCTGCCCGCGGGCAGTTTCTTCGGCGAAATGGGTGTGCTGAGCGGGCAACCGCGCAACGCCACGGTGAAGGCGGCGGTCGGCAGCGAAGTCATCAAGCTGACCGGCGAGAGTTTCCGCAAAATGCTCGCGGCGCGGCCGCAAGTGCGCGCGGCAACCGAAGCCGCTGTTGCCGAGCGCGCGCAGATGAACAGCTTCATCGAATCGCGCAAAGCGACCTATTCGAGTGCGGTCGATCTTTATTCGGATACCGCGAGCTTCATCATGAAGGAGGGGCTGGGCGAGGCGACCGACGCGCTGCTCATCGACGAGAATCTCTGCGTCGGCTGCGACAATTGCGAAAAGGCGTGCGCCGACAGTCATGAAGGCCTGTCGCGGCTCGACCGCGAAGCGGGCAAGACCTTTGCGCATCTGCACGTGCCGACGAGCTGCCGCCACTGCGAGCATCCGCACTGCATGGCCGACTGCCCGCCGAACGTCATCCACCGCGGCCCCGACGGCGAAGTGTTCATGGAGACCGGCTGCATCGGCTGCGGCAATTGCATGCGCAACTGTCCCTATGGCGTGATCCGCATGGAGGCCGCGCCGCCCGAGAAGCCGAGCCTGCTGCGCTGGCTGCTGACCGGCTTCGGTCCCGGCCCGGGCGAACCGTCGCCCAAATGGACGAAGAAGAAACTGGGCGACGAGAAGCCCAAGAAGATCGCGGTCAAATGCGACATGTGCAAAGGCATTTCGGGCGGTCCGGCGTGCGTTCGCGCCTGTCCGACGGGCGCTGCGATCCGCGTCTCGCCCGAGGAATTTCTGTCGATCGCACGGCTCGACGAGGACACCGAATGA
- a CDS encoding D-2-hydroxyacid dehydrogenase has protein sequence MTKTVTVLSGLIRPLVENRLPDWIEPRFFASKEEALELAPQAEIGWFDMYDKKDMAAVITAATGLKWLNSIYAGVDGMPLDLLRERGTVLTNGAGINAITIAEYVVMGMLTVAKGYRDVVRAQERREWLMDSPGKVELFGSKALLLGYGAIGKLIEERLKAFAVDVTVVRRSPGANTLTPDQWRAQLGEFDWVILAVPATPETDGMIGAAELAAMKPTATLINIARGSVVDQAALVTALNEQQIASAFLDVTTPEPLPSDDPLWSLDNAHITMHLSGRAQDKMFIRSAQRFLENLDRWKKGEAVEPRVDLTLGY, from the coding sequence ATGACCAAGACCGTTACCGTCCTTTCGGGCCTGATCCGTCCGCTCGTCGAAAACCGCCTGCCCGACTGGATCGAGCCGCGCTTCTTCGCATCGAAGGAAGAGGCGCTCGAACTCGCGCCTCAGGCCGAGATCGGATGGTTCGACATGTACGACAAGAAAGACATGGCGGCCGTAATCACCGCCGCGACCGGGCTCAAATGGCTCAATTCAATCTATGCCGGGGTCGACGGCATGCCGCTCGACCTGCTGCGCGAGCGCGGCACCGTGCTGACCAACGGCGCCGGGATCAACGCGATCACGATCGCCGAATATGTCGTAATGGGCATGCTGACTGTCGCAAAGGGCTACCGCGATGTCGTGCGCGCGCAGGAACGCCGCGAATGGCTGATGGATTCGCCCGGGAAGGTCGAGCTGTTCGGGTCGAAGGCGCTCCTCCTCGGCTATGGCGCGATCGGCAAGCTGATCGAGGAACGACTGAAAGCATTCGCGGTCGACGTCACCGTCGTGCGCCGTTCGCCGGGTGCGAATACGCTGACCCCGGATCAGTGGCGCGCGCAGCTCGGCGAATTCGACTGGGTGATCCTCGCGGTCCCCGCGACCCCCGAAACCGACGGCATGATCGGCGCGGCCGAACTCGCCGCGATGAAGCCGACCGCGACGCTCATCAATATCGCACGCGGCAGCGTCGTCGATCAGGCCGCACTCGTCACCGCACTGAACGAACAGCAAATCGCCTCGGCCTTCCTCGACGTCACGACGCCCGAGCCGCTGCCGTCGGACGATCCGCTATGGAGCCTCGACAATGCGCATATCACGATGCACCTGTCTGGCCGCGCGCAGGACAAGATGTTCATCCGCTCGGCGCAGCGCTTCCTCGAAAATCTGGATCGCTGGAAGAAGGGCGAGGCCGTCGAGCCGCGCGTCGATTTGACGCTCGGTTATTAA
- a CDS encoding cytochrome c3 family protein, producing the protein MSFILRRISTTKTGKQIIRDAALPGDMITLGRDAGNTIHVADLAVNPHHATISSADGRTVRVAAQEGLGFDLNGRTETVANIDSGAGGELRFGGHRLTIAREDEKIILLVERIDELSQSSKDVDEAKAFSLQGVMLGKRMGAWVFGVLMLLAFLIGPIWAWYSYKNVNERPDGYHADSAWLSGPLSSAHASLKNDCQSCHVEPFVAVTDKACVNCHTGEHKAMSMAHANAPTAMLLAARHPPGAGERILKGFADTFNKPQGRCVDCHTEHEGAGPMPATPQKFCADCHDGMSARLKTAGHPTALADAADFGTSHPEFRPLVRPGPGGKLVRTTLAKGIVDYNGLKFPHDVHLQATGGVARMAASFRGRYDFGKKLECENCHRVEADGVRVKPVEMERDCAMCHSLAFETVGGVTRTLRHGEPDQVVADLTAYYRSAPPARPLQLGGMQRRRPGAYAEGQVYNIYFNEVAVRPSRAQDAVRAVFSKGGACYDCHTIFAPQAGNGWRVAAVDQTPRYLQKGWFDHDAHKETACADCHTAAPASKASTDLLVPGLRQCRDCHVGEGGARVVKVETATESPCAMCHEYHSDGGKPWMPPRQRKKNTVAITNKRLDASQGVSMITGTGGRGLYEVTWRTPSLHAARQGG; encoded by the coding sequence ATGAGCTTCATCCTGCGTCGCATCTCCACGACCAAAACGGGCAAGCAGATCATTCGCGATGCGGCGCTGCCCGGCGATATGATCACGCTCGGCCGCGATGCCGGAAACACGATCCATGTCGCCGACCTGGCGGTGAACCCGCATCATGCGACGATCAGCAGCGCTGATGGCCGCACGGTGCGCGTCGCGGCGCAAGAGGGGCTGGGCTTCGACCTCAACGGCCGAACCGAGACGGTCGCCAATATCGACAGCGGGGCGGGCGGCGAGCTGCGTTTCGGCGGGCACCGGCTGACGATCGCGCGCGAGGACGAGAAGATCATCCTGCTCGTCGAGCGGATCGACGAATTGTCGCAATCGTCGAAGGACGTCGACGAGGCCAAGGCCTTTTCGCTGCAGGGCGTCATGCTGGGCAAGCGCATGGGTGCTTGGGTTTTCGGCGTCTTGATGCTGCTCGCCTTCCTGATCGGGCCGATCTGGGCCTGGTACAGCTACAAGAATGTGAACGAGCGTCCCGACGGTTATCATGCCGACAGCGCCTGGCTGTCAGGGCCGCTGTCGAGCGCGCACGCCAGTTTGAAGAACGACTGCCAGTCGTGCCACGTCGAGCCGTTCGTCGCGGTGACCGACAAGGCGTGCGTCAATTGCCACACCGGCGAGCATAAGGCGATGAGCATGGCGCATGCCAATGCGCCGACCGCCATGTTGCTCGCCGCGCGCCATCCGCCGGGTGCGGGCGAGCGGATACTCAAGGGCTTCGCCGACACCTTCAACAAGCCGCAGGGGCGCTGCGTCGATTGCCATACCGAACATGAAGGCGCCGGCCCGATGCCCGCGACGCCGCAGAAATTCTGCGCCGACTGTCATGACGGCATGTCGGCGCGGCTGAAAACCGCGGGCCATCCGACGGCGCTGGCCGATGCCGCCGATTTCGGTACCAGCCATCCCGAGTTTCGCCCGCTCGTCCGGCCCGGGCCGGGCGGCAAGTTGGTGCGCACGACGCTGGCCAAGGGTATCGTCGATTATAACGGCCTCAAATTCCCGCACGACGTGCATTTGCAGGCCACTGGCGGCGTTGCGCGCATGGCGGCGAGTTTCCGCGGCCGCTATGATTTCGGCAAGAAGCTTGAATGCGAGAACTGCCACCGCGTCGAGGCGGACGGCGTCCGCGTCAAGCCGGTCGAGATGGAGCGGGACTGCGCAATGTGCCACAGCCTTGCGTTCGAGACCGTCGGCGGCGTGACACGCACCCTGCGCCATGGCGAGCCCGATCAGGTCGTGGCCGACCTCACCGCTTATTATCGTTCGGCACCGCCCGCGCGTCCGCTCCAGCTTGGCGGGATGCAGCGGCGCCGCCCCGGCGCCTATGCCGAGGGACAGGTCTACAACATCTATTTCAACGAAGTCGCGGTGCGGCCGAGCCGTGCGCAGGATGCCGTGCGCGCGGTCTTCTCGAAGGGCGGGGCCTGCTACGATTGCCACACCATCTTTGCGCCGCAGGCGGGCAATGGCTGGCGCGTTGCGGCGGTCGACCAGACGCCGCGCTACCTGCAAAAAGGCTGGTTCGACCATGATGCGCACAAGGAGACGGCGTGCGCCGACTGCCACACCGCCGCGCCCGCTTCCAAGGCGTCGACCGACCTGCTCGTGCCGGGCCTGCGGCAATGCCGCGACTGCCATGTCGGTGAGGGCGGCGCGCGTGTCGTGAAGGTCGAGACCGCGACCGAATCGCCCTGCGCGATGTGCCACGAATATCATTCCGACGGCGGCAAACCGTGGATGCCGCCGCGCCAGCGGAAGAAAAACACCGTCGCAATCACAAATAAACGTCTTGATGCTAGCCAGGGTGTGAGCATGATCACAGGAACCGGGGGGCGGGGCCTTTACGAAGTGACATGGCGCACACCTTCCTTGCACGCGGCAAGGCAGGGCGGGTAG
- the cysS gene encoding cysteine--tRNA ligase, whose translation MTDAHAFPLKLFNSLKRSLETFEPVHAGEARVYSCGPTVYNYPHIGNMRAYVFADTLGRTLSYKGYKLTHVINITDVGHLTDDADAGEDKLEKAAAERAQSIWDIAKHYTEAYWADVKALNIRQPAHWSIATDYVPAMIDFAKAIADKHCYELDGGLYFDTASVADYGRLARHGTDEGESRIDPVEGKRHAADFAIWRKTPAGETRQMEWDSPWGRGAPGWHLECSVMSEALLGFPFDIHTGGIDHREIHHPNEIAQNQAHSCSTDSGARMWMHNNFLVDRSGKMSKSSGEFLRVQLLIDKGYHPLAYRLMCLQAHYRSELEFSWDGLGAALTRLKRLVMAAAPVRDAEAAEPTDRRLAELLAKFDAAMSDDLNTPVALTLLEEATAMKKIDAGQKRAALAAMDAVLGLDLLTITRADLRVRPKEAMIGEDEIEAILVRRKDARVNKDFAASDALRDELIGRGVEVMDGDPLGWDWRLSN comes from the coding sequence ATGACCGACGCCCATGCCTTTCCGCTCAAGCTGTTCAACAGCCTGAAGCGCAGCCTCGAAACCTTCGAGCCCGTCCACGCTGGCGAGGCGCGCGTCTATAGCTGCGGCCCGACGGTCTATAACTATCCGCATATCGGCAATATGCGCGCTTATGTTTTCGCCGACACGCTCGGCCGCACGCTGTCGTACAAGGGCTACAAGCTCACCCACGTCATCAACATCACCGACGTCGGGCACCTGACCGACGACGCCGATGCGGGCGAGGACAAGCTGGAAAAAGCCGCCGCCGAACGCGCCCAGTCCATCTGGGACATCGCGAAACATTATACCGAGGCCTATTGGGCCGACGTGAAGGCGCTCAATATCCGCCAGCCCGCGCACTGGTCGATCGCGACCGATTATGTGCCCGCGATGATCGACTTCGCAAAGGCGATTGCGGACAAGCATTGCTACGAACTCGACGGCGGTCTCTATTTCGACACGGCAAGCGTCGCCGACTACGGGCGGCTTGCGCGCCACGGCACCGATGAGGGCGAGAGCCGCATCGATCCCGTCGAAGGAAAGCGCCATGCCGCCGACTTCGCGATCTGGCGCAAGACGCCCGCGGGCGAGACGCGCCAGATGGAATGGGATTCACCCTGGGGTCGCGGCGCGCCGGGCTGGCACCTCGAATGCTCGGTGATGTCCGAAGCCTTGCTGGGCTTCCCCTTCGACATCCACACCGGCGGCATCGACCATCGCGAAATCCATCACCCGAACGAGATTGCGCAGAACCAGGCGCATAGCTGCTCGACCGACAGCGGCGCGCGCATGTGGATGCACAATAATTTCCTCGTCGACCGCAGCGGCAAGATGTCGAAATCGAGCGGCGAGTTTCTCCGTGTCCAGCTCCTCATCGACAAGGGCTATCACCCCCTCGCCTATCGGCTGATGTGCCTGCAGGCGCATTATCGCAGCGAGCTGGAGTTTTCATGGGACGGCCTCGGCGCGGCGCTGACGCGGCTCAAGCGGCTGGTGATGGCGGCCGCCCCGGTTCGCGATGCGGAAGCGGCCGAACCGACCGACCGCCGCCTCGCCGAGCTGCTGGCAAAATTCGACGCGGCGATGTCAGACGATCTCAACACGCCGGTCGCGCTGACATTGCTCGAAGAGGCGACCGCGATGAAGAAGATAGACGCGGGCCAGAAGCGCGCTGCGCTTGCCGCGATGGATGCCGTGCTCGGCCTCGACCTTTTGACGATCACGCGCGCCGACCTGCGCGTTCGGCCCAAGGAGGCAATGATCGGCGAGGACGAGATCGAAGCGATCCTCGTCAGGCGCAAGGATGCCCGCGTCAACAAGGACTTCGCCGCATCCGATGCCCTGCGCGACGAACTCATCGGCAGGGGCGTCGAGGTCATGGACGGCGACCCGCTCGGCTGGGACTGGCGCCTCTCCAATTAG